The Oceanisphaera avium genome includes a region encoding these proteins:
- a CDS encoding DUF3108 domain-containing protein produces the protein MNKHFLWALVGMLASCSVLAQDIDHLNAEYRVLLNNDKTRGVNTLKIDRNQDVYNVHFSLAHWLLDVDQKSTFTWQDCNATPQNFSYKTKYLGTRNEERLIFDKDTQMVLFQGKDGDQMVSTNGGAFDPVSFFFEARCDLMAGKTSFTYPVARDGEIKETTFNVIGKEVVNTGVGAYESLIVERDRGDSKRKTRFWVAPELDYQLVQISHVENSKLSVTVTLDKLTYSLVN, from the coding sequence ATGAACAAGCATTTTTTATGGGCTTTAGTGGGCATGCTCGCCAGCTGCTCAGTGCTTGCCCAAGATATTGATCATTTAAATGCCGAGTATCGGGTGTTGCTCAATAACGATAAGACGCGTGGCGTTAATACGTTAAAAATTGATCGTAACCAAGATGTCTATAATGTGCATTTCTCACTCGCACACTGGTTATTGGATGTGGATCAAAAGTCTACTTTTACTTGGCAAGATTGTAATGCTACGCCACAAAATTTTAGTTATAAAACTAAATATCTAGGGACGCGTAATGAAGAGCGGCTTATTTTTGATAAAGACACGCAAATGGTGTTATTTCAAGGAAAAGACGGCGACCAGATGGTGTCTACTAACGGCGGCGCTTTTGATCCGGTGAGTTTTTTCTTTGAGGCGCGTTGTGATCTAATGGCGGGTAAAACAAGCTTTACCTACCCAGTGGCGCGTGATGGAGAAATTAAAGAAACCACCTTTAATGTGATTGGTAAAGAAGTGGTTAATACCGGCGTGGGCGCCTATGAAAGCCTAATTGTAGAGCGTGATCGGGGCGACAGTAAGCGCAAAACCCGCTTTTGGGTAGCGCCTGAACTGGATTATCAGTTAGTACAAATTAGCCATGTAGAAAACAGCAAATTATCGGTCACCGTGACTCTCGATAAACTTACCTATAGCCTCGTAAACTAA
- a CDS encoding GGDEF domain-containing protein translates to MGGLLSFLTLRRNRRQQRAMHSTHQELLRLNSQLSHLADTDTLTQCPNRRAAYSRLGQELLQLRSYDQYFCVVLLDLDFFKAVNDRHGHDVGDQVLAYFSHTARNTLRASDFLARIGGEEFLLILPETRRAQALPLAQRLLDTIIANPLYLSDKTIPFTFSGGLIEAHKEDDIQHLLQRADRYLYAAKLRGRSQIIDDKAYDKPPSAELKEKQARKTNNNE, encoded by the coding sequence GTGGGGGGCTTATTAAGCTTTCTCACCTTAAGGCGTAATCGGCGCCAGCAACGCGCTATGCACAGCACGCATCAGGAATTATTACGTTTAAACAGCCAGCTGAGTCACCTAGCAGACACCGACACGCTCACTCAATGCCCTAATAGACGAGCGGCATATAGCCGATTAGGACAAGAGTTATTACAGTTGCGAAGCTATGATCAGTATTTTTGTGTGGTGCTGTTAGATCTGGACTTTTTTAAGGCCGTTAACGATCGCCATGGCCATGATGTGGGCGATCAGGTATTGGCGTATTTTTCACATACGGCACGCAATACATTGCGCGCTTCAGATTTTTTAGCGCGTATTGGCGGTGAGGAATTTTTACTTATTCTCCCCGAGACCCGTCGTGCCCAAGCGCTCCCTTTAGCCCAGCGTTTATTAGATACTATTATTGCTAACCCTTTATATCTGTCCGATAAAACCATTCCGTTTACCTTTAGCGGCGGTTTAATAGAAGCTCATAAAGAAGACGATATTCAGCATTTATTACAACGTGCCGATCGCTACTTGTATGCCGCTAAGCTTAGAGGGCGCAGTCAAATAATAGATGATAAGGCGTACGATAAGCCTCCTTCAGCTGAACTAAAGGAAAAACAAGCAAGAAAAACTAACAACAATGAATAA
- a CDS encoding energy-coupling factor ABC transporter permease: MSIIGLLILLGGAWTFDWRSWLDDKTRHHLCFGAAIALVPLWMLQAGIKPGLEVHFLGLTTVALLLGWRMGMLMASLSLVLVTSFGFEPWSLFGANLLLGVILPLSMSYLIFILTYSYLYRHLFVYIFVAGFFNAAVTITFKTLLFSAFMVWTDQHSARVVFDSYLSVLPLLLFPEALLNGMAITVLVVFKPLWMRTYRDRDYIINK; the protein is encoded by the coding sequence GTGAGTATTATTGGCCTCCTTATCTTGCTCGGTGGCGCCTGGACGTTTGATTGGCGAAGCTGGCTGGATGATAAAACGCGTCATCATTTATGCTTTGGTGCGGCCATTGCTTTAGTGCCATTGTGGATGTTGCAAGCAGGTATTAAGCCCGGCCTAGAAGTGCATTTTCTTGGGCTAACGACGGTCGCTCTGCTATTGGGGTGGCGCATGGGCATGTTAATGGCCAGCTTAAGCCTAGTGTTAGTGACCAGTTTTGGCTTTGAGCCGTGGAGCTTATTTGGCGCCAATTTATTATTAGGCGTTATCTTGCCGCTGAGTATGAGTTACTTAATATTTATACTCACCTACAGTTATTTATACCGTCATTTATTTGTTTATATTTTTGTAGCCGGCTTTTTTAATGCAGCCGTCACTATCACCTTTAAAACACTGCTTTTTTCGGCCTTTATGGTGTGGACAGACCAACACAGCGCGCGCGTGGTCTTTGATAGTTACCTCAGTGTGTTACCACTGCTTCTTTTCCCCGAAGCCTTGCTTAATGGCATGGCGATTACGGTGTTAGTGGTATTTAAGCCGCTATGGATGCGTACTTATCGCGATAGAGACTATATTATTAATAAATAA
- a CDS encoding DsbA family protein, producing MTLKLFPALVPMLAIGLLSATPAQAEMSRSEFQKLVRETLLEQPEILREAIIKLEEKDQLAQQAEFSKQLKQQSAQLFNNKTDGIMGNPKGKLEVVYFTDYNCPYCHRMNQTLLTLIKDEPELKIIVKDLGILGPDSVQAARLALATAMASPRQYEELHQAMMSQKKVSSAALASIADKAGLDSKALLAKAEDKKVSDKLNENLSLFRSLGLNGTPALVFPDGTLIPGAVDIGGLKDILKDKKS from the coding sequence ATGACTCTTAAGCTTTTTCCAGCCTTAGTGCCGATGTTGGCCATAGGATTATTATCAGCCACCCCCGCGCAAGCGGAAATGAGCCGTAGCGAGTTTCAAAAGCTGGTGCGTGAAACCTTACTTGAACAGCCTGAAATATTGCGCGAAGCCATTATTAAGCTGGAAGAAAAAGATCAGCTCGCTCAACAAGCTGAGTTTTCTAAGCAGCTTAAGCAACAGTCAGCGCAGCTGTTTAATAATAAAACCGACGGTATTATGGGTAACCCCAAGGGCAAGTTAGAAGTTGTGTATTTTACCGACTATAACTGCCCTTATTGCCATCGTATGAATCAAACGCTACTTACCCTTATTAAAGATGAGCCTGAGCTAAAGATCATTGTTAAAGATTTAGGCATCTTAGGCCCAGACTCGGTTCAAGCAGCACGGCTTGCACTGGCCACGGCCATGGCGTCGCCTCGTCAATATGAAGAGCTGCATCAAGCCATGATGAGCCAAAAGAAAGTATCCAGTGCCGCCTTAGCGAGCATTGCCGACAAAGCGGGTCTAGATAGCAAGGCTTTGTTAGCAAAAGCTGAAGATAAGAAAGTGTCTGATAAACTTAATGAAAATTTAAGTTTATTTAGAAGTTTGGGCTTAAATGGCACGCCGGCGCTGGTCTTCCCAGATGGCACCTTAATTCCTGGCGCTGTGGATATTGGTGGTTTAAAAGATATCTTAAAAGATAAAAAATCTTAA